A genomic segment from Vicinamibacterales bacterium encodes:
- a CDS encoding PAS domain S-box protein, with protein sequence MQEPDARTGGRPPGPSLRRRLPLLISGLVLAVLGVVVAAAYQGVVSTLETGAGDRARSAARQVNVLLTSLTGQSLAGLQRVAPAARTYVDRPGDATRAELLEAIAPLAPSATRRVTVWRRGERVLALPEPDSSGAGAPGLLPLPSGRPGPGIGPIQADGDRAFADVTVEAPSSGNGAPAAISLRSVLSITPPDLFGRLIGDDARILLGNREGAVWTDLAHVVTGPPVDRGSDASQQYRSRGAGRIGASSAMDATPWVIWVEFPRETMVASATTFLRRMMVLVIGVGVAGILLARWFATSITAPLATMTEAAEAMAGGDYTARVDTRRSDEIGRLGAAFNAMRDDVARRLDERQRALDLLTASEGRYRALFDHAPDGILIADGGNHVRDANPGVCRMLGYTRDELVGMSTSRLVTADQRPHVAEVQAAVAAGEVYHREWRLERRDGSVFEADVITTAMPDGHRLAMVRDVTERNRAVEAVLAAEERMRFALESAGLGVWELDLRTGEVRWSEILEAQHGLAPGAFAGTFDAFLALVHPEDRERVREVVDRASRSGADFATEHRIVRPDGAVRWISGAGRMRLDAAGAPMRGIGISADVTERHSLEAQFQQAQKMEAVGRLAGGVAHDFNNLLTAILGYCEMLLEDLRPEDPIRYEIAEIQKAGQGAASLTRQLLAFSRKQIIEPRVLDVNDVVRGVQSLLRRLISEDIEVAVTLDPAPQLVNADRGQIEQVIMNLAVNARDAMPDGGRLAIATGAVDLDKDYAAAHLNVSPGPYVMLSVTDTGQGMSADVQAHLFEPFFTTKEAGKGTGLGLATVHGVVTRSGGTIGVYSEVGRGTAFTIYLPRVEDAVTDPQGAEADGAGTRGGGQTVLVVDDAEGLRELLSRGLKRQGYRVLVAEDAARALTLVEAHPDIDVLLTDVVMPGASGPELTGELLRRRPGLKVIYMSGYTEDAIVHHGVLKPGIAFLHKPFTAETLGRKILEVLARA encoded by the coding sequence ATGCAAGAGCCCGACGCGCGCACCGGCGGCCGCCCTCCCGGTCCGTCGCTGCGACGGCGCCTGCCGCTGCTCATCAGCGGCCTCGTCCTCGCCGTGCTCGGAGTGGTCGTGGCCGCGGCCTACCAGGGCGTCGTGTCGACGCTCGAGACCGGGGCGGGCGACCGCGCGCGGAGCGCTGCCCGGCAGGTGAACGTCCTGCTGACGTCGTTGACGGGCCAGTCGCTGGCGGGCCTGCAGCGGGTGGCGCCCGCCGCGCGAACCTATGTCGACCGTCCCGGCGACGCCACGCGCGCCGAGCTGCTCGAAGCGATCGCGCCTCTCGCGCCATCCGCCACCCGCCGGGTCACCGTCTGGCGCCGCGGCGAACGCGTGCTCGCCCTGCCGGAGCCTGACTCGAGCGGTGCGGGGGCGCCCGGACTCCTGCCGCTTCCGTCCGGGCGGCCCGGGCCCGGCATCGGTCCGATCCAGGCCGATGGGGACCGCGCCTTCGCCGACGTCACGGTGGAGGCGCCGTCATCCGGCAACGGGGCGCCGGCGGCGATCAGCCTCCGTTCGGTCCTGAGCATCACCCCGCCGGACCTCTTCGGCCGGCTGATCGGCGACGACGCCCGGATCCTGCTCGGGAACCGCGAAGGGGCCGTCTGGACCGATCTGGCGCACGTGGTCACCGGCCCGCCCGTGGACCGCGGCTCTGACGCCTCCCAGCAGTACCGATCGAGGGGCGCGGGCCGGATCGGCGCCTCCAGCGCCATGGACGCGACGCCGTGGGTCATCTGGGTCGAGTTTCCGCGCGAGACGATGGTGGCGAGCGCGACGACGTTCCTGCGGCGGATGATGGTCCTCGTCATCGGCGTCGGGGTGGCTGGCATCCTCCTGGCCCGGTGGTTCGCCACCAGCATCACGGCGCCTCTCGCGACGATGACCGAGGCGGCCGAGGCCATGGCCGGGGGCGACTACACGGCGCGCGTGGACACGCGCCGGTCGGACGAGATCGGGCGGCTCGGCGCGGCCTTCAACGCCATGCGCGACGACGTCGCCCGGCGGCTCGACGAGCGCCAGCGCGCGCTCGACCTGCTCACGGCGAGCGAGGGCCGCTACCGCGCGCTCTTCGATCACGCGCCGGACGGCATCCTCATCGCCGACGGCGGAAACCACGTTCGCGACGCCAATCCGGGCGTGTGCCGGATGCTGGGCTACACGCGCGACGAGCTCGTCGGGATGTCCACGTCCCGCCTCGTGACGGCCGACCAACGGCCGCACGTCGCCGAGGTCCAGGCCGCCGTCGCGGCCGGCGAGGTCTATCACCGCGAGTGGCGCCTCGAGCGGCGCGACGGCTCCGTGTTCGAGGCGGACGTGATCACGACGGCGATGCCCGACGGGCACCGGCTGGCGATGGTCCGGGACGTGACCGAACGCAACCGTGCCGTCGAAGCGGTGCTCGCGGCCGAGGAGCGCATGCGTTTCGCGCTCGAGAGCGCGGGCCTGGGCGTCTGGGAGCTGGACCTCCGCACCGGCGAGGTCCGCTGGTCCGAAATCCTGGAGGCCCAGCACGGGCTGGCTCCGGGGGCGTTCGCCGGCACCTTCGATGCCTTCCTGGCGCTGGTGCACCCCGAGGACCGCGAGCGCGTCCGCGAGGTGGTCGATCGCGCCAGCCGCAGCGGCGCCGACTTCGCCACCGAGCATCGCATCGTGCGTCCGGACGGGGCCGTGCGCTGGATCAGCGGCGCCGGGCGCATGCGGCTGGACGCGGCGGGCGCGCCGATGCGCGGCATCGGCATCTCCGCGGACGTGACCGAGCGCCACAGCCTGGAGGCGCAGTTCCAGCAGGCGCAGAAGATGGAGGCCGTGGGCCGGCTGGCGGGCGGCGTGGCGCACGACTTCAACAACCTGCTCACCGCGATCCTCGGCTACTGCGAGATGCTGCTCGAGGACCTGCGGCCCGAAGATCCCATCCGCTACGAGATCGCCGAGATCCAGAAGGCCGGCCAAGGGGCGGCCAGCCTCACGCGCCAGCTCCTGGCCTTCAGCCGCAAGCAGATCATCGAGCCGCGCGTGCTCGACGTGAACGACGTGGTCCGGGGCGTGCAGTCCCTGCTGCGGCGGCTGATCAGCGAGGACATCGAGGTGGCCGTCACGCTCGACCCGGCGCCCCAGCTCGTGAACGCCGACCGGGGCCAGATCGAGCAGGTGATCATGAACCTGGCCGTGAACGCGCGCGACGCCATGCCCGACGGGGGCCGGCTCGCGATCGCCACCGGAGCGGTCGACCTCGACAAGGACTACGCCGCGGCGCACCTCAACGTGTCGCCCGGCCCCTACGTCATGCTGTCGGTCACCGACACGGGCCAGGGGATGAGCGCCGACGTGCAGGCGCACCTCTTCGAGCCGTTCTTCACGACCAAGGAGGCGGGCAAGGGCACCGGCCTGGGCCTGGCGACCGTCCACGGCGTGGTGACGCGGTCGGGCGGCACCATCGGCGTCTACAGCGAGGTGGGCCGCGGCACGGCCTTCACCATCTACCTCCCGCGCGTCGAGGACGCCGTCACGGACCCGCAGGGGGCGGAGGCCGATGGCGCCGGAACGCGCGGCGGCGGACAGACCGTGCTGGTCGTCGACGACGCCGAGGGCCTCCGCGAGCTCCTGTCCCGCGGCCTCAAGCGCCAGGGCTACCGCGTCCTCGTTGCCGAAGACGCTGCCCGGGCCCTGACGCTGGTGGAGGCGCACCCGGATATCGACGTCCTGCTGACCGACGTCGTCATGCCCGGCGCCAGCGGGCCCGAGCTCACGGGCGAGCTGCTGCGCCGGCGGCCGGGGCTGAAGGTGATCTACATGTCGGGGTACACGGAGGACGCCATCGTGCACCACGGCGTGCTGAAGCCCGGCATCGCCTTCCTGCACAAGCCGTTCACGGCCGAGACGCTGGGCCGCAAGATCCTCGAAGTGCTGGCCAGGGCGTGA
- a CDS encoding glycerophosphodiester phosphodiesterase: MRPTPPSPPAPGARPGAAALRTTALAGVLVLLAATTVIPQAPARPASATAASPAIIIGHRGASGHRPEHTIASYTLAIEQGADFIEPDLVSTKDGVLVARHENEIGSTTDAAAKFPARRRTAVVDGETITGWFVEDFTLEEVRTLRAKERLASRSHAYDGQFGIPTFEEVVALAQAQAKARGRPIGVYPETKHPSYFAGIGLPLEPKLLAVLDALGWNSSDAPVFIQSFEVDNLRRLHRQTRVRLVQLLNPGGRPADGSARTYAEMTTPAGLKDIATYAAGIGANQRLIVPADRQGRLGTPTSLVGDAHRAGLLVHVWTLRDDPPFLAAGYEGDPLREHRQFLALGVDGVFTDFPDTAMRARIARRQR; the protein is encoded by the coding sequence ATGCGACCCACGCCCCCCTCGCCCCCCGCACCTGGCGCCAGGCCCGGCGCCGCCGCCCTCCGGACGACGGCGCTGGCTGGCGTTCTCGTCCTGCTGGCGGCCACGACCGTGATTCCCCAGGCGCCAGCGCGCCCGGCGTCCGCCACTGCTGCCTCCCCCGCAATCATCATCGGCCACCGCGGCGCCAGCGGCCATCGGCCCGAGCACACGATCGCGTCCTACACGCTGGCCATCGAACAGGGTGCGGACTTCATCGAGCCGGATCTCGTCTCGACCAAGGACGGCGTGCTCGTGGCCCGGCACGAGAACGAGATCGGATCCACCACCGACGCGGCCGCGAAGTTTCCGGCGCGGCGGCGGACGGCGGTCGTGGACGGCGAGACGATCACGGGGTGGTTCGTCGAGGACTTCACGCTCGAGGAAGTCCGGACGCTCCGGGCGAAGGAGCGTCTGGCGTCGAGGTCCCATGCCTACGACGGCCAATTCGGAATCCCGACCTTCGAGGAGGTCGTGGCGCTGGCGCAGGCGCAGGCGAAGGCGCGTGGACGGCCCATCGGCGTCTATCCCGAAACGAAGCATCCGTCGTACTTCGCCGGCATCGGCCTGCCGCTCGAGCCGAAGCTGCTGGCCGTGCTCGACGCGCTCGGGTGGAACTCGTCCGACGCGCCGGTCTTCATCCAGTCCTTCGAAGTCGACAACCTGCGGCGGCTGCACCGGCAGACGCGCGTGCGGCTCGTCCAGTTGCTGAATCCCGGCGGACGTCCCGCCGACGGCAGCGCCCGCACCTACGCCGAGATGACGACGCCGGCCGGGTTGAAGGACATCGCCACCTATGCCGCCGGTATCGGTGCCAATCAGCGGCTGATCGTCCCCGCCGACCGGCAGGGCCGACTCGGCACGCCGACCTCGCTCGTGGGGGACGCGCATCGCGCGGGTCTCCTCGTACACGTCTGGACCCTGCGCGACGATCCGCCATTCCTGGCCGCGGGGTACGAGGGCGATCCCCTGCGCGAACACCGGCAGTTCCTCGCCCTCGGCGTGGACGGCGTGTTCACCGACTTCCCCGACACGGCGATGCGGGCCCGGATCGCCCGCCGCCAGCGCTGA
- a CDS encoding BON domain-containing protein, which yields MKHWLIASALAVAAMAAAPADALAQKDAWITAKTKIALMTADDVSAFDLNVDTVNGKVTLHGKVGTDAEKAKAEQVAKGIDGVMAVQNLLQVVPQSAEKMTDASDEDIEARVKAALKADMMLKNSSIDVASVNKGVVLLSGKAASLDAHLKAIETARAVKGVRRVGTEVTVADSSR from the coding sequence ATGAAGCACTGGTTGATTGCCTCGGCGCTCGCCGTCGCGGCCATGGCGGCGGCGCCGGCCGACGCGCTGGCTCAGAAGGACGCCTGGATCACGGCGAAGACGAAGATCGCGTTGATGACGGCGGACGACGTCTCCGCCTTCGATCTCAACGTCGACACGGTGAACGGCAAGGTGACGCTGCACGGGAAGGTCGGCACCGACGCCGAGAAGGCGAAGGCCGAGCAGGTGGCGAAGGGCATCGATGGCGTGATGGCGGTCCAGAACCTCCTGCAGGTGGTCCCACAGTCGGCGGAGAAGATGACCGACGCGAGCGACGAGGACATCGAGGCGCGCGTCAAGGCGGCGCTGAAGGCCGACATGATGCTCAAGAACAGCAGCATCGACGTGGCCTCGGTGAACAAGGGCGTCGTCCTGCTGTCGGGCAAGGCCGCCAGCCTCGACGCCCACCTCAAGGCCATCGAGACCGCGCGCGCCGTGAAGGGCGTGCGCCGCGTGGGCACGGAGGTGACGGTCGCCGACAGCAGCCGTTAG
- a CDS encoding CocE/NonD family hydrolase — MPRPTSRSLRRFVLVLAVAWIASGTALPAQQGTLSPAEQQRRRDIEAELQSVAVVERKVMMPMRDGVRLATDIYRPKAASGPVPVVFSKTPYNFNYWDVRNRVPADMSTALAWVKQGYAYVVQNERGHFFSEGHYDILGAPTTDGFDAVDWMTKQPWSNGKVGTTGCSSTAEWQPAVASLGHPGFAAMNVQGFGAGVGRVGPYYEQGNWYRGGAVQMLFITWLYGEQNQVRPQFPRDTSREDLVAASRLFDLAPQMPPVDWGTVLWHLPLQDILKEAEGPRGIFADAMPVPTGGDMARRTPNDPSWYKGGLWHDDMPLNVPGLWFMSWYDVSVGPNLAMYNHVRKTASAGVADQQWAIIAPVAHCSYTRATADTVVGERSMGDARFDYAAVISGFFDRFLKGERSARLEALPKVTYFTMGSNRWQTSDTWPPAGAVTTTYYLSSAGGANSLAGDGRLVMSPPATDAPDRFTYDPLNPVISYGGNVCCTGNAIQAGSFDQRRMEARQDVLVYTSEPFTEGTEVSGPITPTLYVSSDAKDTDFTVKVLDVYPDGRAYNLDESIQRMRYRDGYASPPVWMEKDRVYKVALQPLTTSNYFAAGHRLRIEVSSSNFPRFDRNLNTGGHNFDERTPVVAHNAVHHSAQYPSSLTITVVPARRGTNSAR, encoded by the coding sequence ATGCCGCGACCAACCAGCCGTTCGCTCCGCCGCTTCGTGCTCGTCCTCGCCGTGGCCTGGATCGCCTCCGGCACGGCGCTCCCGGCGCAGCAGGGTACGCTGTCCCCGGCCGAACAGCAGCGCCGGCGCGACATCGAGGCCGAGCTCCAGTCGGTCGCCGTCGTCGAGCGCAAGGTGATGATGCCCATGCGCGACGGCGTGCGGCTGGCCACCGACATCTATCGCCCGAAGGCCGCATCCGGGCCGGTCCCGGTCGTGTTCTCCAAGACGCCGTACAACTTCAACTACTGGGACGTGCGCAACCGGGTGCCGGCCGACATGTCGACGGCGCTCGCGTGGGTGAAGCAGGGCTACGCCTACGTCGTGCAGAACGAGCGCGGCCACTTCTTCTCGGAGGGCCACTACGACATCCTCGGCGCCCCGACCACCGACGGATTCGACGCCGTCGACTGGATGACGAAGCAGCCGTGGTCCAACGGCAAGGTGGGCACGACGGGCTGTTCGTCCACGGCCGAGTGGCAGCCCGCCGTGGCCTCGCTGGGGCACCCGGGCTTCGCCGCCATGAACGTGCAGGGCTTCGGCGCCGGGGTGGGCCGCGTGGGCCCGTACTACGAGCAGGGGAACTGGTACCGCGGCGGCGCGGTGCAGATGCTCTTCATCACCTGGCTGTACGGCGAGCAGAACCAGGTGCGGCCGCAGTTCCCGAGGGACACGAGCCGCGAGGACCTCGTGGCCGCCTCGCGCCTGTTCGATCTGGCGCCGCAGATGCCGCCCGTGGACTGGGGCACGGTGCTGTGGCACCTGCCGCTGCAGGACATCCTGAAGGAGGCCGAGGGGCCGCGGGGCATCTTCGCCGATGCGATGCCCGTGCCGACGGGTGGCGACATGGCGCGGCGGACGCCGAACGATCCGTCCTGGTACAAGGGCGGCCTGTGGCACGACGACATGCCCCTGAACGTGCCGGGCCTGTGGTTCATGTCGTGGTACGACGTCTCGGTGGGGCCGAACCTCGCGATGTACAACCACGTGCGGAAGACGGCGTCCGCCGGCGTCGCCGACCAGCAGTGGGCCATCATCGCGCCGGTGGCGCACTGCTCGTACACGCGCGCCACCGCCGACACCGTGGTCGGCGAGCGCAGCATGGGCGACGCGCGGTTCGACTACGCGGCCGTCATCAGCGGGTTCTTCGACCGTTTCCTGAAGGGCGAGCGGTCGGCGCGCCTCGAGGCCCTGCCGAAGGTCACCTACTTCACCATGGGCTCGAACCGGTGGCAGACGTCGGACACGTGGCCGCCGGCGGGAGCCGTGACCACGACCTACTACCTGTCGAGCGCGGGGGGCGCCAACTCGCTCGCGGGCGACGGCCGCCTCGTCATGTCGCCGCCGGCCACCGACGCGCCCGATCGCTTCACCTACGATCCCCTGAACCCCGTGATTTCGTACGGCGGCAACGTCTGCTGCACCGGCAACGCGATCCAGGCCGGGTCGTTCGACCAGCGGCGGATGGAGGCGCGACAGGACGTCCTCGTCTACACGTCGGAGCCGTTCACGGAGGGCACGGAGGTCAGTGGTCCGATCACGCCGACGCTGTACGTCTCGTCCGACGCGAAGGACACCGATTTCACGGTGAAGGTGCTCGACGTCTACCCCGACGGCCGCGCCTACAACCTCGACGAGTCGATCCAGCGCATGCGCTACCGCGACGGCTACGCCTCGCCGCCGGTGTGGATGGAGAAGGACCGGGTCTACAAGGTCGCGCTGCAGCCGCTCACCACCAGCAACTACTTCGCGGCCGGCCACCGGCTGCGCATCGAGGTGTCGAGCAGCAACTTCCCGCGCTTCGACCGCAACCTGAACACCGGCGGCCACAACTTCGACGAGCGGACGCCGGTGGTGGCCCACAACGCGGTGCACCACTCGGCGCAGTACCCCTCGAGCCTCACGATCACGGTGGTCCCCGCACGCCGCGGCACCAATTCGGCGCGATGA
- the sigJ gene encoding RNA polymerase sigma factor SigJ, translating to MTGDPSATFEPHRRRLLGLAYRMLGSMAEAEDAVQEAYLRWHGVDRAGVATPRAFLMATTTRICLDILKSARTRREQYVGPWLPDPVVDTASLAPDARTALAEDLSVAMLLALDRLSPLERAAFLLHDVFDYSFPEVAAALDRSDAACRQLASRARARVREARPDGPSARGAAAGPVAPGHAALLKAFIEAAQSGDVESLKGMLTSDARVVADGGGKVTAALNVIEGAHRAAAFVAGVVRKGWTREMSARFEVINGLPGLVVLGPEGLVQTTAFELAGDRIAAIYIVRNPDKLKHLA from the coding sequence ATGACGGGCGATCCATCCGCCACCTTCGAGCCGCATCGGCGCCGCCTGCTCGGGCTGGCGTATCGCATGCTGGGGTCGATGGCCGAAGCCGAGGACGCCGTCCAGGAGGCCTACCTCCGCTGGCACGGTGTCGATCGGGCCGGTGTGGCGACGCCGCGGGCGTTCCTGATGGCCACGACCACCCGGATCTGTCTCGACATCCTGAAGTCGGCGCGCACCCGCCGGGAGCAGTACGTAGGACCGTGGCTGCCCGATCCCGTCGTGGACACGGCCTCCCTGGCGCCCGACGCGCGCACGGCGCTCGCCGAGGACCTGTCTGTGGCGATGCTCCTGGCGCTGGATCGACTCTCGCCTCTCGAACGCGCCGCCTTCCTGCTGCACGACGTGTTCGACTACTCGTTTCCCGAGGTGGCGGCGGCGCTGGACCGGAGCGACGCGGCGTGCCGGCAGCTGGCCAGCCGCGCGCGGGCCCGCGTCCGCGAGGCGCGCCCCGACGGGCCGTCCGCGCGGGGCGCAGCCGCGGGTCCCGTGGCGCCAGGACACGCCGCGCTCCTGAAGGCGTTCATCGAGGCCGCGCAGTCCGGCGACGTCGAGTCCCTGAAGGGGATGCTCACCAGCGACGCGCGCGTCGTGGCCGACGGCGGCGGGAAGGTGACGGCCGCCCTGAACGTCATCGAGGGCGCCCATCGTGCCGCCGCGTTCGTGGCCGGCGTCGTGCGGAAGGGCTGGACGCGCGAGATGTCGGCCCGCTTCGAGGTCATCAACGGACTGCCCGGTCTCGTCGTGCTCGGCCCCGAGGGCCTGGTGCAGACGACGGCGTTCGAACTGGCCGGCGACCGCATCGCCGCCATTTACATCGTGCGGAATCCCGACAAGCTGAAGCACCTCGCGTGA
- a CDS encoding DinB family protein, with protein sequence MRRPDDAVREHLVRVLEWKEAHAGFDAAVAGLEAARRGARAPGLEHSPWQLLEHIRIAQADILDFCLNPAYSHDRTWPDDYWSADPAPPDDAAWAASIAACVASRTRLQALAREVEDLTASVPTGDARQTYLRAILLAADHAAYHVGQLVMVRKAIGAWG encoded by the coding sequence ATGCGCCGTCCCGATGACGCGGTGCGCGAGCACCTGGTGCGAGTGCTGGAATGGAAGGAGGCCCATGCGGGTTTCGATGCGGCCGTGGCCGGTCTGGAGGCGGCCCGGCGCGGCGCCAGGGCACCGGGTCTCGAGCATTCGCCATGGCAGCTGCTGGAGCACATCCGGATCGCCCAGGCGGACATCCTGGACTTCTGCCTGAACCCGGCGTATTCCCACGACCGGACGTGGCCCGACGACTACTGGTCCGCCGATCCCGCCCCGCCCGATGACGCCGCCTGGGCCGCCAGCATCGCCGCCTGCGTCGCATCGCGAACGCGGCTCCAGGCGCTGGCGCGCGAGGTGGAGGACCTGACGGCCAGCGTGCCCACCGGCGACGCCCGCCAGACCTACCTCCGGGCGATCCTGCTGGCGGCCGACCACGCCGCGTATCACGTGGGGCAGCTGGTCATGGTCCGCAAGGCGATCGGCGCCTGGGGGTAG
- a CDS encoding alkaline phosphatase family protein — MRTCLRLAAVLVLALTVPALAQPVRPRLVVVIAVDQMRGDYVVRYQHQWSGGLKRLVTEGAWFRQADYPYFSTVTCAGHASIATGAPPAVHGMVQNQWVDPGGTRLTRCTDDAGKPLVPYGRPIEGLGQSADRLATTTYADELRLQAPAAPRVVSISLKARSAITLGGHHPDAVIWQDEDTGEWTTSSAFATTPAPFFADYIAAHDIRREVGRTWQRALPADHYLYGVSSIPPRGVSERNRTFPHTVEGRADGLDKVFTDSWEASPFSDAYLAGLAAAALDGLKLGRGPGTDYLAVSFSALDKVGHDFGPESHEVQDVLVRLDRELATLLDKLDTDVGRGRYVLALSADHGVSPVPEHIKARGYDGGRISQPALAGAIDAALAAAIGPMTGRTIVNNADIYLPAGAYQTLSANPEAMARVLHVVRDTPGVMRAYTRDEIAAGAGSPDRMRRAAALSQFPGRSGDLFMMPKAYWTTSVDTTSHGTAHRYDTHVPVILFGAGITPGQYMQPVSPLDIAPTVAFLTGVLLPDATGRVLTEALAR; from the coding sequence ATGCGAACGTGCCTGCGGCTGGCCGCCGTCCTTGTCCTTGCCCTCACCGTCCCCGCCCTGGCGCAGCCGGTCCGGCCGCGGCTGGTGGTCGTCATCGCCGTCGATCAGATGCGCGGCGACTACGTCGTCCGCTATCAGCACCAGTGGTCGGGCGGCCTGAAGCGCCTCGTCACCGAAGGCGCCTGGTTCCGTCAGGCGGACTACCCGTACTTCAGCACCGTGACCTGCGCCGGCCACGCCAGCATCGCCACCGGCGCGCCGCCCGCGGTGCACGGCATGGTCCAGAACCAGTGGGTGGACCCTGGCGGTACGCGGCTCACGCGGTGCACCGACGACGCCGGTAAGCCGCTCGTCCCGTACGGCCGGCCCATCGAGGGCCTCGGCCAGAGCGCCGATCGCCTGGCGACGACCACCTACGCCGACGAGCTCCGCCTGCAGGCGCCCGCGGCGCCGCGCGTGGTGAGCATCTCGCTGAAGGCGCGGTCGGCCATCACCCTGGGCGGGCACCACCCGGACGCCGTGATCTGGCAGGACGAGGACACGGGCGAGTGGACCACGTCGAGCGCGTTCGCCACAACGCCGGCGCCCTTCTTCGCCGACTACATCGCCGCGCACGACATCCGCCGCGAGGTGGGCCGGACCTGGCAGCGCGCGCTGCCGGCCGATCACTATCTCTACGGCGTCTCGTCGATCCCCCCGCGGGGCGTCTCCGAGCGCAACCGCACCTTCCCCCACACCGTGGAGGGCCGCGCCGACGGGCTCGACAAGGTGTTCACGGACTCGTGGGAAGCGAGCCCGTTCTCGGATGCCTACCTGGCCGGACTGGCCGCGGCCGCCCTGGACGGCCTGAAGCTGGGCCGCGGACCAGGCACGGACTACCTGGCCGTGAGCTTCTCGGCGCTCGACAAGGTCGGCCACGACTTCGGACCGGAGTCGCACGAGGTGCAGGACGTGCTCGTGCGGCTCGACCGCGAGCTGGCGACGCTCCTCGACAAGCTCGACACCGACGTGGGCCGCGGGCGCTACGTGCTGGCGCTGTCGGCCGATCACGGCGTCTCGCCGGTGCCCGAGCACATCAAGGCCCGCGGCTACGACGGCGGCCGGATCTCGCAGCCGGCCCTGGCCGGGGCGATCGACGCCGCGCTCGCCGCCGCGATCGGGCCCATGACCGGGCGCACCATCGTGAACAACGCCGACATCTACCTGCCGGCCGGGGCGTACCAGACGCTGTCGGCGAACCCCGAGGCGATGGCACGGGTGCTCCACGTGGTCCGCGACACACCGGGCGTCATGCGCGCCTACACCCGCGACGAGATCGCGGCCGGCGCCGGTTCGCCGGACCGGATGCGCCGCGCGGCCGCGCTCAGCCAGTTCCCGGGCAGAAGCGGCGACCTGTTCATGATGCCCAAGGCGTACTGGACGACGTCGGTGGACACGACGTCGCACGGCACGGCCCACCGCTACGACACCCACGTGCCCGTGATTCTTTTCGGGGCGGGCATCACCCCGGGCCAGTACATGCAGCCGGTCTCGCCGCTCGACATCGCGCCGACCGTCGCGTTCCTGACGGGGGTGCTGCTGCCGGACGCCACGGGCCGCGTGCTGACCGAGGCCCTGGCACGATAG
- a CDS encoding enoyl-CoA hydratase-related protein: MPFETLRYDLRDAVATITLDRPARLNALNLTLGRELFHAVLEADEDRAVRCIVLTGAGTAFCAGGDVKDFHESGGRIGIVIKELTTYLHGAVSRLARTPKPVIVAVNGVAAGGGMSLALAGDLVLAAESASFVMAYAKIGACPDGSSSYFLPRIVGLRRAMELHYTNRPLSAREALDWGLVTRVHPDAEFTPAVTAFATELAQGPTLAYGAAKRLFHQSTQESLESQMELEAQAIAALGHTEDFRNGVAAFVTKAPDVFRGR; the protein is encoded by the coding sequence ATGCCGTTCGAGACCCTCCGGTACGACCTCCGGGACGCGGTCGCCACGATCACGCTCGACCGCCCCGCGCGCCTCAACGCCCTGAACCTGACGCTGGGCCGGGAGCTCTTCCACGCGGTGCTCGAGGCCGACGAGGACCGGGCCGTGCGCTGCATCGTCCTCACCGGCGCCGGCACGGCGTTCTGCGCGGGCGGCGACGTGAAGGACTTCCACGAGAGCGGCGGGCGCATCGGGATCGTCATCAAGGAGCTGACCACCTACCTCCACGGCGCGGTGTCGCGGCTGGCGCGCACGCCCAAGCCCGTGATCGTGGCCGTCAACGGCGTGGCCGCGGGCGGCGGGATGAGCCTGGCGCTGGCCGGCGATCTCGTCCTGGCCGCCGAGTCGGCGAGTTTCGTGATGGCGTACGCGAAGATCGGCGCCTGCCCCGACGGGTCGTCGTCGTACTTCCTGCCGAGGATCGTCGGGCTGCGCCGGGCGATGGAGCTCCACTACACGAACCGGCCGCTCTCCGCGCGCGAAGCCCTGGACTGGGGCCTCGTGACGCGCGTGCACCCGGACGCGGAGTTCACGCCGGCGGTCACGGCGTTCGCCACCGAGCTGGCCCAGGGACCCACGCTCGCGTACGGGGCGGCCAAGCGGCTGTTCCACCAGTCCACGCAGGAGAGCCTCGAGTCGCAGATGGAGCTCGAGGCCCAGGCCATCGCCGCGCTGGGCCATACCGAGGACTTCAGGAACGGCGTCGCGGCGTTCGTCACGAAGGCGCCGGACGTCTTTCGCGGACGGTAG
- a CDS encoding AbrB/MazE/SpoVT family DNA-binding domain-containing protein translates to MRITSKGQVTIPQDIREKLGLHPHTEVEFAVKGGEAVIRPKKGAATHAQRVVAHLKAHGAKMRVRSRELLALLREDPDEIDAR, encoded by the coding sequence ATGCGCATCACGAGCAAGGGCCAGGTCACGATTCCCCAGGACATCCGCGAGAAGCTCGGCCTGCACCCGCATACCGAGGTGGAATTCGCGGTGAAGGGGGGCGAGGCCGTCATCCGCCCCAAGAAGGGCGCCGCCACGCACGCACAGCGGGTGGTGGCCCACCTGAAGGCGCACGGCGCGAAGATGCGCGTGCGCAGCCGCGAGCTCCTGGCGCTTCTCCGCGAGGACCCGGATGAGATCGACGCTCGTTGA